In the Mytilus trossulus isolate FHL-02 chromosome 1, PNRI_Mtr1.1.1.hap1, whole genome shotgun sequence genome, one interval contains:
- the LOC134686693 gene encoding uncharacterized protein LOC134686693: protein MWKRKNFKCKKIWTGNDYALRQTYLQRPPSEQTVKHLTLERQKASNKPTFGKIAEEDEITEDPEINESKTKENITENYDDLDGIKNQKTKSVACIECVKPIRVFKRTEINIGDHIKFHGRIYDHHAIVVHVKHCEEKENKVVVKLVNATNTIVGAIYGTIRPGASVAKILHETKKIDLDKIKVMVYKYSNTITHSLPEEIINRAVTAKSDPDYHYSLLNNNCEHFTTWCVTGEKLSLQVRKIRMVVQLFARQRFQGIGDEVLRNKVEYERGMLCKPCFDRNQKLLSVAKEPIKSKDDIGIGDIITYKYYRCLHSAVVLEIESHDRSLQCKIAHYAFRGLHRHRKIREDTLIIPFDGSVKVTDFSNTDYNVYAPEEVVDRARSRFGEKRYEYFANDSSHFARWCKLKLYRNLD from the exons ATGTG gaaAAGGaaaaacttcaaatgcaaaaagATATGGACTGGTAATGATTACGCTCTCAGACAGACATACCTACAAAGACCTCCGTCTGAACAAACCGTAAAACATTTAACACTGGAACGACAAAAAGCATCAAACAAACCTACTTTTGGGAAGATAGCTGAAGAAGACGAAATTACAGAAGATCCAGAAATTAACGaatctaaaacaaaagaaaacattacAGAAAACTACGATGATCTTGATggtattaaaaatcaaaagacaaaatctgTTGCATGCATTGAATGTGTAAAACCCATACGAGTTTTCAAAAGAACAGAAATAAATATAGGGGATCATATCAAATTCCATGGGCGAATATATGACCACCATGCAATTGTGGTCCATGTAAAACATtgtgaagaaaaagaaaataaagtagTCGTGAAATTGGTGAATGCAACAAACACGATAGTTGGTGCAATATATGGTACCATTCGGCCAGGTGCTAGCGTAGCAAAAATACTACACGAAacgaaaaaaatagatttagaTAAGATTAAAGtgatggtttataaatattCGAATACAATTACACATTCCTTGCCCGAAGAGATCATCAATAGAGCAGTGACGGCGAAATCTGACCCTGATTACCATTACAGCTTGCTAAATAATAACTGCGAGCATTTCACAACATGGTGTGTTACAGGAGAGAAACTTAGCTTACAAGTTCGAAAAATAAGAATGGTAGTGCAACTTTTTGCAAGGCAACGATTTCAAGGTATCGGCGACGAAGTTCTTCGAAATAAAGTTGAATATGAAAGGGGAATGCTCTGTAAACCGTGTTTCGATAGAAATCAAAAATTGTTAAGTGTTGCAAAAGAACCAATTAAATCAAAAGATGACATTGGGATCGGTGAtattataacatacaaatattACAGATGTTTGCATTCTGCTGTCGTACTTGAAATTGAATCACACGACAGGTCTCTACAGTGCAAAATAGCTCATTATGCATTTCGTGGTTTACATAGGCATAGAAAAATTCGGGAGGATACATTAATAATTCCGTTTGATGGAAGTGTAAAAGTGACGGATTTTTCCAACACCGATTATAATGTATACGCTCCAGAGGAGGTCGTGGATAGGGCCCGAAGTAGGTTTGGCGAAAAACGTTATGAATATTTCGCAAATGATTCAAGTCATTTTGCTCGATGGTGTAAACTTAAACTGTACAGAAATCTAGATTGA
- the LOC134686700 gene encoding uncharacterized protein LOC134686700 produces the protein MGRTIKRKKIWTGNDYALRQTYLQRPPSEQSVKHLTLERRKASDKPTFVKIAEEEEITEDPKIDESSYKLESIKENHDDIDGRKEEKTKPVACIECVKPVRVFKGEEINRGDHIKFHGRIYDHHAIVVNVTISEKKDHKVVVELVNASNTTAGAVFACMTPFASKAKLLSETKKLNLKKMKVMVYKYSDWINHSFPEEIVNRAVTAKSNPDFHYNLLSNNCEHFTTWCVTGEKLSLQIRKIRMIVQLFANRGFQGIGDEALRNIIECEKGMLCKPCFERNRKLLSVVKQPIKSKDDVKIGDIITYKHYRCWHSAVILDIESHDRSLECKIAHYAFRGFHRDRKIREETLRIKFDGSVKVTDFSNTDYTVYDPEEVVERARSKLGEKRYDHFSNDSSHFSRWCKLKLYRNRNSLK, from the exons ATGGG gagaaccataaaaagaaaaaagatatggACTGGTAATGATTACGCTCTCAGACAGACATACCTACAAAGACCTCCGTCTGAACAATCCGTAAAACATTTAACACTGGAACGACGGAAAGCATCAGACAAACCTACTTTTGTGAAGATAGCTGAAGAAGAAGAAATTACAGAGGATCCAAAAATTGACGAATCATCTTACAAATTAGAGAGTATTAAGGAAAATCATGATGATATTGATGGTAGAAAGGAAGAAAAGACAAAACCTGTTGCATGCATTGAATGTGTAAAACCCGTAAGGGTTTTTAAAGGAGAAGAAATAAATAGAGGGGATCATATCAAATTTCATGGACGAATATATGATCACCATGCAATTGTAGTCAATGTTACAATTTCAGAGAAGAAAGATCACAAAGTAGTCGTCGAGTTAGTGAATGCATCAAACACAACAGCTGGTGCAGTATTTGCTTGCATGACACCGTTTGCAAGCAAAGCGAAACTATTAAGCGAAAcgaaaaaattgaatttaaaaaagatgaaagtgatggtttataaatattCGGACTGGATCAATCATTCTTTCCCCGAAGAAATAGTAAATAGAGCAGTCACAGCGAAATCCAACCCTGATTTTCATTACAACTTGTTAAGTAATAACTGCGAGCATTTTACAACATGGTGTGTTACAGGGGAGAAACTTAGCTTGCAAATACGAAAGATAAGAATGATAGTGCAACTTTTTGCAAATCGAGGATTTCAAGGTATCGGCGACGAAGCTCTTCGAAATATAATTGAGTGTGAAAAAGGAATGCTCTGTAAACCGTGTTTTGAAAGAAATCGAAAATTATTAAGTGTTGTTAAACAACCGATCAAATCAAAAGATGACGTGAAGATCGGTGATATTATAACATACAAACATTATAGATGCTGGCATTCTGCTGTCATACTTGACATTGAATCACACGATAGGTCACTAGAGTGTAAAATAGCTCATTATGCATTTCGTGGTTTTCATAGAGATAGAAAAATTAGGGAGGAAACATTAAGAATTAAATTCGATGGAAGTGTAAAAGTAACTGACTTCTCTAATACTGATTATACTGTCTATGATCCAGAAGAAGTAGTTGAAAGGGCTCGAAGTAAGCTTGGCGAAAAACGTTATGatcatttttcaaatgattCAAGTCACTTTTCTCGATGGTGTAAACTTAAATTATACAGAAATCGAAattcattgaaatga
- the LOC134686707 gene encoding uncharacterized protein LOC134686707 encodes MWKSIKNKRNKFKTIWTGNDYEIRHSNQQRSPSEGTVKVLTLQRTVLEEPEDDEITEYPEIEESNKIEETRDKYDDLDGRKTQKTKPVACLECVKPIQVFTSDEIKIGDHVKFHGRIYDHHAIVVDVKSSNEKDHKVDLELVHASNTTAGAIYNCIKPFGNKAKLLRETKRINLKKIKVMVYKYSDTIEHFSPKEIVSRAVTTKSNPDFKYNLLHNNCEHFTTWCVTGQGLSLQIRKIRMVKGLFANQGFQGIGDEVLRNKIECEKGMLCALCFERNRKLLNVPKQPIKSKKDVEIGDIITYTYYRCWHTAVVLEIIAHDKSLQCKIAHYAFRGLHRDRKIRQETLRIPLDGSVKVTDFSNTDYTVYDPEEVVERARSKLGEKRYDHFSNDSSHFARWCKLKLYRKRYSME; translated from the exons atgTG gaaGAGTATAAAGAACAAAaggaacaaatttaaaacaatatggacTGGGAATGATTATGAAATTAGGCACAGTAACCAACAACGATCTCCATCTGAAGGAACGGTCAAAGTTTTAACACTGCAACGTACCGTATTAGAAGAACCTGAAGATGATGAAATTACAGAATATCCCGAAATTGAGGAATCTAACAAAATAGAAGAAACTAGAGATAAGTACGATGATCTTGATGgtagaaaaacacaaaagacaaAACCTGTGGCATGCCTTGAATGTGTGAAACCGATTCAGGTTTTCACAAGTGACGAAATAAAAATAGGAGATCACGTCAAATTCCATGGACGAATATATGATCACCATGCAATTGTTGTAGATGTTAAATCTTCGAATGAAAAAGATCATAAAGTAGACTTAGAATTGGTACATGCATCAAACACGACAGCTGGTGcaatatataattgtataaaacCGTTTGGTAACAAAGCTAAATTGTTGAGAGAAACAAAACGAATAAATTTAAAGAAGATAAAAGTTATGGTGTATAAATATTCGGATACTATTGAACATTTTTCGCCAAAAGAGATTGTCAGTAGAGCAGTCACAACGAAATCCAACCCTGATTTCAAATACAACTTGCTACATAATAACTGTGAGCATTTTACAACATGGTGCGTTACAGGACAGGGTCTCAGCTTACAAATCCGAAAGATACGAATGGTAAAGGGACTTTTTGCAAATCAAGGATTTCAAGGTATCGGTGACGAAGTTCTTCGAAATAAAATCGAATGTGAAAAGGGAATGCTATGTGCACTGTGTTTCGAGAGAAATCGAAAATTGTTAAATGTCCCAAAacaaccaatcaaatcaaaaaaGGATGTGGAGATTGGAGATATAATTACATATACGTACTACAGATGTTGGCATACTGCCGTCGTGCTTGAAATCATAGCACACGACAAATCACTACAGTGTAAAATAGCTCATTATGCATTTCGTGGTTTACATAGAGATAGAAAAATTAGACAGGAAACATTAAGAATTCCGTTAGATGGTAGTGTAAAAGTAACTGACTTCTCTAACACTGATTATACTGTCTATGATCCAGAAGAAGTGGTTGAAAGGGCTCGAAGTAAGCTTGGCGAAAAACGTTATGATCATTTTTCAAACGATTCAAGTCATTTTGCTCGATGGTGTAAACTTAAATTGTACAGAAAGCGATAttcaatggaataa